In the Halorubrum ruber genome, TGGAGCGAGAACCCGGGGACGCCGCCGAGCGACGTCGAACCGGATGACGCCGCTATCGTCGGGCCAGAGCGCGAGTTCAGCCACCGCGAACTGTGTTCGCTCGCCGCGACCGCGGTCGAGGCGGGCGGGATGGACGCGGAGACGCGCGTCGTCCTCCGGCGCCCGTTTTCCGACGCGCCGGCACTCGCGGCCGGTCTCGTCGCTCCCCTCTCCGTCGGCGGGACCGCGGTGCTCGCCGCGCCGAGCGCCGCCGACGAGGGCGGCGACGACTCTCGGGGCGACGTGGCGGTGGCCTCGGAAAAAACGAGCGTCCCGGAGCCGCGACGCGTCGATCCGGCGTCGGTCGCTGCGGCGACCGAGTGAGGGCGCCCGGTTCAGTCGTCCGCGGGGTTCGGCTCCGCGGACGCTCGGTCCTCGTGGAGGAGGCAAGCGGACTCGTGGTCGGACGCGTGGGCCGTCTTCGAGGGCTCGGTCTGGGCGCACGGAGTCGTGACCTCGTCGGACAGGAATTCGCCGGCCATCTCGGCGTTGTCGTCCAACAGGAGGTTCATCGCCTCCGTGAGCGTCTCCTCGAGCTCGGGGTCGTCTATCGTCTCACCGATGTCGAACTCCCGCCGGATCTCCGCTTGAACTTCCGAGTCCGTCGGCTCGGTTCCGCTCGCGGCGACGTTCTCTCGAACCTGCTCGACGTCGATCTCTCCGGTGTTGATCTTGTCGCGCAGGTTCAACAGCCCCCGCCAGTCGTCCTGATCGACGTCGACGCCGTCGGGCTGGATCACCTTGTGACACCGGGTGTGGAACCGGCAGCCGCTCGGCGGGTTCGTCGGGCTGGGGACGGTCCCCTTCAGCTCGATGCCGCCCACGCTCGCGCGCGGGTCCGGCGTCGGGATCGACGACAGCAGCGCCTCCGTGTACGGGTGTTGCGGGTTCGTGAAGATCTCCTCGACCGGCCCGATCTCGACGATCTCGCCGAGGTACATCACGGCCACCCGGTCGCATATCTGGCGGATGACGGACATGTCGTGGCTGATGAACAAAAGCGACAGGCCGAACTCGTCCTGGAGGTCGTCGATCAGCGAGAGGATCTCCGCCTGGATGGAGACGTCGAGCGCGCTCACCGGCTCGTCGGCGATGATGAGGTCCGGGTTCAACACGAGCGCCCGGGCGAGCGCGATCCGCTGCTTCTGGCCCCCGGAGAACTCGTGGGGGTACCGGTCGAAGTCGCTCGCCGAGAGCCCGACGCGTTCGAGCAGGTCCTCGACGATCGCGCGGCGCCGGTGGCGGTCGCTCATCCCGTGAACCTTGAGGAGTTCGCCGACCGCGTTGCCGACCGACATCCGCGGGTCGAAGCTCGAGGAGGGGTCCTGGAACACCATCTGGGCCCCTCGTCGGAACTCCTTCAGCTCCTCGTCGCTGAACTCCGTCACGTCGTTGGGGTGGCTCCCGTCGGGATTCCGCGTCGCGCCCTCGCGGCCGTTCCCGTTGAAGACGACCTCACCAGAGGTCGGCTCTTCGAGGTGGATGATGGAGCTCGCCGCGGTCGACTTCCCGCAACCGGACTCGCCGACGAGTCCGAGCGTCTCGCCCTCCGCGATGTCGAAGCTGATCCCGTCGACAGCGCGGGCGGCGCCGACCTGCCGGTTGAATACCCCCTTCCGGATCGGGTAGTGCTTCTTCAGGTCGCGCACCGTGAGCAGCGGTTCAGTCATCGGCGGGACCCACCTCGCTGTCGCCGTCGGCCGCGCCGGTTTCGCCGGCGGGTCCGAACTCCTCGCCGCCGATCACTGAGGGATCGCCGCCCGGGCCGTAGTGGACACAGGAGACCCACTGTCCGGGTTCGACCTCAACTTCCTCCGGCTGCTCGCCGGTCCGGCACGCCTCCTCGGCGTACTCGCAGCGCGGCGCGAACCGACACCCGTCCGGCGGGTCGTGCGGATCTGGGAGCGTCCCCGGTATGCCCCCGCCCGTGCCACCGAACTCCGGCAGGCACTCCAACAGCTGCTGGGTGTACGGGTGTGTGGGGCGGTCGAAGATGTCGAGAACGCCGCCCCGCTCCATCACCTTCCCGGCGTACATCACGACGATCCGGTCGGCGATCTCCGCGACGACGCCGAGATCGTGCGTGACGAATAAGATTCCCATCTCGAACTCCTCCTGGAGGTCGTTGAGGAGCTTCAGGATCTGCGCTTGAACGGTCACGTCGAGCGCCGTCGTCGGCTCGTCGGCGATGAGCAGGTCGGGGTCGCCGACGAGCGCCATCGCGATCATCACGCGCTGCTTCTGGCCGCCGGAGAACTCGTGCGGGTAGTCGTCGAACCGCGAGCTCGCGTTCGCGATCCCGACGCGGTCCATGAGATCGACCGCCTTCGCGCGCGCCTCCTCGTCGGAGACGTCCTGGTGGATCTGGAGCGCCTCGGTGATCTGCCACCCGACGGTGTAGCAGTGGTTCATCGCCTCCTGCGGGTTCTGGAAGATGTGGGCGATCTCGTTGCCCCGGATCTGTCGGAGCTCCGACTCGGGGAGCGACAACAGGTCGCGCCCCTTGTAGCGGACGGTCCCCTCGATCTCGCCCGGCGGCGTGTTGATGATCCTGG is a window encoding:
- a CDS encoding ABC transporter ATP-binding protein, whose protein sequence is MADDQPLLEVEDLKTTFSTDNGTLTAVDGIDFSVDTGETVCIVGESGSGKTVATESVTRIINTPPGEIEGTVRYKGRDLLSLPESELRQIRGNEIAHIFQNPQEAMNHCYTVGWQITEALQIHQDVSDEEARAKAVDLMDRVGIANASSRFDDYPHEFSGGQKQRVMIAMALVGDPDLLIADEPTTALDVTVQAQILKLLNDLQEEFEMGILFVTHDLGVVAEIADRIVVMYAGKVMERGGVLDIFDRPTHPYTQQLLECLPEFGGTGGGIPGTLPDPHDPPDGCRFAPRCEYAEEACRTGEQPEEVEVEPGQWVSCVHYGPGGDPSVIGGEEFGPAGETGAADGDSEVGPADD
- a CDS encoding ABC transporter ATP-binding protein; protein product: MTEPLLTVRDLKKHYPIRKGVFNRQVGAARAVDGISFDIAEGETLGLVGESGCGKSTAASSIIHLEEPTSGEVVFNGNGREGATRNPDGSHPNDVTEFSDEELKEFRRGAQMVFQDPSSSFDPRMSVGNAVGELLKVHGMSDRHRRRAIVEDLLERVGLSASDFDRYPHEFSGGQKQRIALARALVLNPDLIIADEPVSALDVSIQAEILSLIDDLQDEFGLSLLFISHDMSVIRQICDRVAVMYLGEIVEIGPVEEIFTNPQHPYTEALLSSIPTPDPRASVGGIELKGTVPSPTNPPSGCRFHTRCHKVIQPDGVDVDQDDWRGLLNLRDKINTGEIDVEQVRENVAASGTEPTDSEVQAEIRREFDIGETIDDPELEETLTEAMNLLLDDNAEMAGEFLSDEVTTPCAQTEPSKTAHASDHESACLLHEDRASAEPNPADD